The following proteins are co-located in the Streptobacillus felis genome:
- a CDS encoding filamentous hemagglutinin N-terminal domain-containing protein gives MKRTLKLTFLTFLTTFFSYANISVDGKTNVYVEKSNNGVDIINISTPSPKGISHSTFKEFNVSEKGAVINNAKNIARSRIAGLINGNNNIKDTRAKLALLDVTGLEESKLKGILEALSKDKLDVILSNPNGITLDGASFLNIHNMALTTSKPIIEDEEIKGYNKPEGNIKSLKELNTDENLEIISNTFKSEGDIKAKELKVIT, from the coding sequence ATGAAACGCACATTAAAACTAACTTTTTTAACATTTTTAACTACATTTTTTTCATATGCAAACATAAGTGTAGATGGAAAAACTAATGTATATGTAGAAAAGAGTAATAATGGTGTAGATATCATAAATATATCAACTCCTTCACCTAAGGGAATAAGCCATTCAACCTTTAAAGAATTTAATGTAAGTGAAAAAGGTGCTGTAATAAATAATGCAAAAAATATTGCAAGGAGTAGAATTGCAGGACTAATAAATGGAAATAATAATATAAAAGACACAAGAGCAAAACTTGCTCTTCTAGATGTAACAGGATTAGAAGAAAGTAAACTAAAAGGAATACTTGAAGCATTAAGTAAAGATAAATTAGATGTAATACTTTCAAATCCAAATGGAATAACACTAGATGGTGCAAGTTTTTTAAATATACATAATATGGCTTTAACAACATCAAAGCCAATAATAGAAGATGAAGAAATAAAAGGATATAACAAACCTGAAGGAAACATCAAAAGCTTAAAAGAACTAAACACAGATGAGAATTTAGAGATAATATCTAATACCTTTAAATCAGAAGGAGATATAAAGGCAAAAGAATTAAAAGTAATAAC
- a CDS encoding polysaccharide deacetylase family protein, with protein sequence MSFDGVNLEKYRITDTEIFFGDNEELALDLEKFRPIFKSGVGLPSLYYGATLNPKKREVDMTKKHLVFTFDDGPRNKNHEAIREIFNEYDQTASFFVLGEMVKKNPQMIVKTYLDGHEIMGHSYTHPNLTKLSSEKVWEEYQKTNDEIFKVIGLDVWRIRPPYGAANDRVRDIVGGRENSILWDVDSLDWKSRNVDKIVARVLPVVKDGDVVLFHDLYKETYEAVKYMVPILIEQGYQFISYEDMMNIKNR encoded by the coding sequence GTGAGTTTTGATGGAGTAAATCTAGAAAAATATAGAATAACTGATACAGAAATATTCTTTGGAGATAATGAAGAATTAGCTTTGGATTTAGAAAAATTTAGACCTATATTCAAATCTGGAGTTGGACTACCTTCTTTATACTATGGAGCTACATTAAATCCTAAAAAAAGAGAAGTTGATATGACTAAAAAACATCTAGTATTTACTTTCGATGATGGTCCAAGAAATAAGAATCATGAGGCAATAAGAGAAATTTTTAATGAATATGATCAAACTGCATCATTTTTTGTATTAGGTGAAATGGTTAAGAAAAACCCTCAAATGATAGTTAAAACATATTTAGATGGACATGAAATTATGGGACATTCATATACACATCCTAACCTAACTAAATTAAGTTCAGAAAAAGTTTGGGAAGAATACCAAAAAACAAATGATGAAATATTTAAGGTTATAGGTCTTGATGTATGGCGTATAAGACCACCATATGGAGCTGCAAATGATAGAGTAAGAGATATAGTTGGGGGAAGAGAAAATTCAATATTATGGGATGTAGATTCATTAGATTGGAAAAGTAGAAACGTAGATAAAATAGTTGCAAGAGTACTTCCTGTAGTTAAAGATGGTGATGTAGTATTATTCCATGACTTATATAAAGAGACATATGAAGCAGTAAAATATATGGTTCCTATATTAATAGAACAAGGGTATCAATTTATTAGTTATGAGGATATGATGAATATTAAAAATAGATAG
- a CDS encoding Abi family protein: MEYQELLLEIDELIIHLENKNVKFKDKEKAKETLSKLGYFKLKEFSYIYRDENGRYFDGTYFEHFVDNFFLDKKLRLELLSLIEFIEIYLKTKLVRIFGKKDPYTYLNKDKWVDKNASEQSINGIFQKILKKSDKIVKKEISVNKKVVSKYIQKYDKNVLPIWVIIEVLTLGEIVEIFNIAYPQKFENIYVNIYKDYNEFLKNLELIKDVRNMAAHNNDVLTEQYSVGNIVDVIEVILHFCKTIDIDVKYDKIKRILLEIDEKTFWLKNISKEYIEELIDRSN, translated from the coding sequence ATGGAATATCAAGAACTTCTTTTGGAAATAGATGAATTAATAATTCATTTAGAGAATAAAAATGTAAAGTTTAAAGATAAAGAAAAGGCAAAAGAAACCTTATCAAAACTAGGATATTTTAAATTAAAAGAATTTTCATATATTTATAGAGATGAAAATGGAAGATATTTTGATGGCACATACTTTGAACATTTTGTAGATAATTTCTTTTTAGATAAAAAATTGAGATTAGAATTATTATCTCTTATAGAATTTATAGAAATATATTTAAAAACTAAGTTAGTAAGAATATTTGGTAAAAAAGATCCATATACATATTTAAATAAAGATAAATGGGTGGATAAAAATGCAAGTGAACAAAGTATAAATGGAATATTTCAAAAGATACTTAAAAAAAGTGATAAAATTGTAAAAAAAGAAATTAGTGTTAATAAAAAAGTAGTTAGCAAATATATTCAAAAATATGATAAGAATGTATTACCTATTTGGGTAATAATAGAAGTATTAACTTTAGGTGAAATAGTTGAAATATTTAATATAGCTTATCCACAAAAATTTGAAAATATATATGTAAATATATATAAAGATTATAACGAATTTTTAAAAAATTTAGAGTTAATAAAAGATGTAAGAAATATGGCTGCACATAATAATGATGTACTTACCGAACAATATAGTGTGGGAAATATAGTTGATGTAATAGAGGTTATATTGCATTTTTGTAAAACTATAGATATAGATGTAAAATATGACAAAATAAAAAGAATTCTTTTAGAAATAGATGAAAAAACATTTTGGTTAAAAAATATTTCTAAAGAGTATATAGAGGAATTAATAGATAGGAGTAATTGA
- a CDS encoding nitroreductase family protein produces the protein MSNEIIKLVGNRKSVRNFSGGKVSEKDLELIMKTVLRMPNSRNLQQLSFVVVQDKEKIQKLAEYCGKQKQVATADAFVIILGDYSKFIGSLKSKGEEVNENIFSTSVIANMFGDAGIAASTIDLVGNSLGYGSTIIGGVFSVAPLEICKLLKLPKHTFPLLGVTLGVPEEKVKNAPLKPRTNFDNVVFFEEYDESKAVEGVVEYDEELNKYWESIGVQLPSHLDVIKSYLSGINNEFLTEFMKEQGFKK, from the coding sequence ATGAGTAATGAAATAATAAAATTAGTTGGGAATAGAAAATCAGTAAGAAATTTTTCCGGGGGAAAAGTTAGTGAAAAAGATTTAGAATTAATTATGAAAACAGTATTAAGAATGCCTAATTCTAGAAATTTACAACAATTATCTTTTGTTGTGGTACAAGATAAAGAAAAAATACAAAAACTTGCAGAATATTGTGGTAAACAAAAACAAGTTGCAACAGCAGATGCATTTGTAATCATACTAGGAGATTATAGTAAATTTATAGGTTCTTTAAAATCTAAAGGTGAAGAAGTAAATGAAAATATATTCTCTACATCAGTAATTGCAAATATGTTTGGGGATGCAGGTATTGCAGCATCAACTATAGATTTAGTAGGTAATTCTTTAGGATATGGCTCTACAATTATAGGAGGAGTCTTTAGTGTTGCGCCATTAGAAATATGTAAGTTATTAAAACTACCTAAACATACCTTCCCGTTACTAGGTGTGACTTTAGGAGTACCTGAAGAAAAAGTTAAGAATGCACCATTAAAACCAAGAACTAATTTTGATAATGTAGTATTTTTTGAAGAATATGATGAATCAAAAGCAGTAGAAGGTGTTGTAGAATATGATGAAGAATTAAATAAATATTGGGAAAGTATAGGTGTTCAATTGCCATCGCATTTAGATGTAATTAAATCATACTTAAGTGGAATAAATAATGAATTTTTAACAGAATTTATGAAGGAACAAGGATTTAAAAAATAA
- the nrdG gene encoding anaerobic ribonucleoside-triphosphate reductase activating protein — translation MRIATIKPTDIANGFGIRVSIFVSGCRHACPGCFNKEIWSFEEGKEFEQSILDDIFSKIDKEYISGVTFLGGEPLEPKNQEGISNLIKEIRKKFPQKTIWLYSGFTYEYIKYEMLPFFPHLKEILYNVDVLVDGRFEIDLLDLKLKFRGSKNQRIIDVKKTISNNEIVWLEEIDDKDKYVKLDKTIPKRMDKLIKIDRENMHK, via the coding sequence ATGAGAATTGCAACTATAAAGCCAACTGATATAGCTAATGGTTTTGGAATTAGAGTTAGTATATTTGTCTCCGGGTGTAGACATGCTTGCCCTGGTTGTTTTAATAAAGAAATTTGGAGTTTTGAAGAAGGAAAAGAATTTGAACAAAGTATACTAGATGATATATTTAGTAAAATTGATAAGGAGTATATAAGTGGGGTTACTTTTTTAGGTGGAGAACCATTAGAGCCAAAAAATCAAGAAGGAATATCAAACTTAATTAAAGAAATTAGAAAAAAATTTCCCCAAAAAACTATATGGCTATATTCTGGATTTACATATGAATATATTAAATATGAAATGTTACCTTTTTTTCCACATTTAAAAGAAATTTTATATAATGTAGATGTATTAGTAGATGGTAGATTTGAAATAGATTTACTCGATTTAAAATTGAAATTTAGAGGATCTAAAAATCAAAGAATAATTGATGTAAAAAAAACTATATCAAACAATGAAATAGTTTGGTTAGAAGAGATAGATGATAAAGACAAATATGTTAAATTAGATAAAACTATACCAAAAAGAATGGACAAATTAATTAAAATTGACAGAGAAAACATGCACAAATAA
- the nrdD gene encoding anaerobic ribonucleoside-triphosphate reductase: protein MNILKRDGREEKYDSTKIYNAICKANETVLPEERVSIKKIEEIIQHIEDKKISTVEEIQDFIEKSLVGLGLYKLAKNYIVYRYTRSLVRKANTTDESILALIQNANKEVGEENSNKNSAVASTQRDLIAGEVSKDLTRRIILPENISKAHDEGILHFHDADYFIQNIFNCCLVNIKDMLDNGTVMNSKLIESPKSFQVACTVLTQIIAAVASGQYGGQSIDIRHLGKYLRVSKDKYLNKYKEKYSNLDEETLKSLVEDRVKDELKSGVQTIQYQINTLMTTNGQSPFVTLFLYVRDDDEYKDEVADIIEEILNQRIQGIKNDQGVYVTSAFPKLVYVLDENNALKGGKYDYLTRKAVECTSKRMYPDYISAKIMKENYEGNVFSPMGCRSFLSPYIDKNGEYKFEGRFNQGVVSLNLVQIALIAKTEEEYFKLLEERLKLCFDALMLRHNRLKGTVSDISPIHWQYGAIARLPKGEKIDKYLMDGYSTISLGYIGVYEATKLIVGKSHTTEEGKKFALKLMHKLEETTNRWKKETNIGFGLYGTPAESLCYRFAKIDRKRFGVIEDITDKGYYTNSYHVDVRENISVFDKFNFESDFQKISSGGAISYAEIPNMTKNIEALEELVKYIYDHIQYAEFNTKTDYCHVCGYDEEMVINSENKWECPQCKNNDKKKMNVIRRTCGYLGENFWNEGKTKEISKRVLHI, encoded by the coding sequence ATGAACATATTAAAGAGAGATGGTAGAGAAGAAAAATACGATTCTACTAAAATATATAATGCTATATGTAAGGCTAATGAAACAGTACTGCCAGAAGAAAGAGTATCTATAAAAAAAATAGAGGAAATAATACAACATATAGAGGATAAAAAAATATCTACAGTTGAAGAGATACAAGATTTCATAGAAAAATCTTTAGTAGGGTTAGGATTATATAAACTTGCCAAAAACTATATTGTTTATAGATACACTAGATCTCTTGTAAGAAAGGCTAATACAACAGATGAATCTATACTAGCATTAATTCAAAATGCAAATAAAGAAGTAGGAGAAGAAAATTCTAATAAAAACTCCGCTGTAGCGTCTACTCAAAGAGATTTGATAGCAGGTGAGGTAAGTAAAGATTTAACAAGACGTATAATACTGCCTGAAAATATTAGTAAGGCTCATGATGAAGGTATATTACATTTTCATGATGCTGACTATTTTATACAAAATATTTTTAATTGTTGCTTAGTAAATATAAAAGACATGTTAGATAATGGAACTGTAATGAATTCAAAATTAATTGAATCTCCAAAAAGTTTCCAAGTAGCATGTACAGTTCTTACACAAATTATTGCAGCTGTTGCAAGTGGTCAATATGGTGGACAAAGTATAGATATTAGACACTTAGGAAAATATTTACGTGTTAGTAAGGATAAATATTTAAATAAATATAAGGAAAAATATTCTAATTTAGATGAAGAAACTTTAAAATCATTAGTAGAAGATAGGGTAAAAGATGAATTAAAAAGTGGGGTTCAAACTATACAATATCAAATTAATACTTTAATGACTACTAATGGGCAATCTCCTTTTGTAACTCTTTTCCTTTATGTTAGAGATGATGATGAATATAAAGATGAAGTTGCAGATATAATAGAAGAGATATTAAATCAAAGAATACAAGGTATAAAAAATGATCAAGGGGTATATGTAACGTCAGCATTTCCAAAACTTGTTTATGTTTTAGATGAAAATAATGCATTAAAAGGTGGGAAATATGATTATTTAACAAGAAAAGCAGTTGAATGTACTTCTAAGAGAATGTATCCTGACTATATTAGTGCTAAAATAATGAAGGAAAATTATGAAGGAAACGTATTTTCGCCTATGGGATGTAGATCATTTTTATCACCATATATAGATAAGAATGGAGAATATAAGTTTGAAGGAAGATTTAATCAAGGTGTAGTAAGCTTGAATTTAGTTCAAATAGCTTTAATAGCAAAAACTGAAGAAGAATACTTTAAATTATTAGAAGAAAGACTAAAATTATGTTTTGATGCATTAATGTTAAGACATAATAGATTGAAAGGTACTGTTTCTGATATTTCACCTATACATTGGCAATATGGAGCTATTGCAAGACTGCCTAAAGGTGAAAAAATAGATAAGTATTTAATGGATGGTTATTCAACTATATCACTTGGTTATATAGGTGTGTATGAAGCAACTAAATTAATAGTTGGGAAATCACATACTACTGAAGAAGGTAAAAAGTTTGCGTTAAAATTAATGCATAAATTAGAAGAAACAACAAATAGATGGAAAAAAGAAACTAATATAGGTTTTGGTCTATATGGAACACCGGCTGAAAGTTTATGCTATAGATTTGCAAAAATTGATAGAAAGAGATTTGGTGTTATTGAAGATATAACTGATAAAGGATATTATACAAATTCTTATCATGTAGATGTTAGAGAAAATATATCTGTATTTGATAAGTTTAATTTTGAGTCAGATTTTCAAAAGATATCTAGTGGTGGAGCAATATCTTATGCTGAAATACCTAATATGACTAAAAATATAGAGGCTTTAGAAGAATTAGTAAAATATATATACGATCATATTCAATATGCAGAGTTTAACACTAAAACAGATTATTGCCATGTTTGCGGTTATGATGAAGAAATGGTAATTAATAGTGAAAATAAATGGGAATGTCCACAATGTAAGAATAATGATAAGAAAAAAATGAATGTAATAAGAAGAACTTGTGGATATTTAGGTGAAAATTTCTGGAATGAAGGTAAAACAAAAGAAATAAGCAAAAGAGTATTGCATATATGA
- a CDS encoding superoxide dismutase, giving the protein MSFILKDLPYAYDALEPVIDKETMHFHHDKHHNAYITNLNNLLEGTGFENATIEEVLTSLDKMPEAKRNGIRNNAGGTYNHDLFWESMIPGGSKEPVGKLKEAIESTFGSFEEFKNVFNAKGLSQFGSGWVWLVSDAEGKLEVVSTANQDSPLSNAKKVILGNDVWEHAYYLNYQNRRGYYLKEWFNVVNWDVVSARY; this is encoded by the coding sequence ATGAGTTTTATACTTAAAGATTTACCATATGCATATGATGCATTAGAACCAGTTATAGATAAGGAGACTATGCATTTCCACCATGATAAACATCATAATGCATATATTACAAATTTAAATAACCTTTTAGAGGGTACAGGGTTTGAAAATGCAACTATTGAAGAAGTTTTAACTTCATTAGATAAAATGCCAGAAGCAAAAAGAAATGGAATAAGAAATAATGCTGGTGGAACATATAATCATGATTTATTCTGGGAATCAATGATACCAGGAGGATCTAAAGAACCAGTAGGGAAACTAAAAGAAGCTATAGAAAGTACATTTGGTTCGTTTGAAGAATTTAAAAATGTGTTCAATGCTAAAGGTTTATCTCAATTTGGTTCAGGATGGGTTTGGCTTGTAAGTGATGCAGAAGGGAAATTAGAAGTTGTATCTACTGCAAATCAAGATAGTCCGCTATCTAATGCTAAAAAAGTTATACTTGGAAATGATGTTTGGGAACATGCATATTATTTAAATTATCAAAATAGAAGAGGTTACTACTTAAAAGAATGGTTTAATGTAGTTAACTGGGATGTTGTAAGTGCAAGATATTAA